The following are encoded in a window of Impatiens glandulifera chromosome 5, dImpGla2.1, whole genome shotgun sequence genomic DNA:
- the LOC124939124 gene encoding MADS-box protein FBP24-like → MTGAATSDDSKSDGRRNNRGQAKKKINIARIENKSQRMVSFSKRKSSLLRNLSEFQKLTGQEVGAVVFSPAGQMYTSINNNNGVPSSFDVIVDGILQVGDPTIQLQQDIRMRTTTRESSDKSDDDSAFLIGWILNEMGLDDDLESDDLQLLASKMADLERIKEEVDSRITSS, encoded by the coding sequence ATGACGGGGGCGGCGACATCTGATGATAGTAAAAGTGACGGGAGAAGAAATAACAGAGGTCAAGCCAAGAAGAAGATTAACATTGCGCGAATCGAAAACAAATCTCAAAGAATGGTGAGTTTCTCCAAGCGAAAATCTAGTCTGTTAAGAAATTTGAGTGAGTTTCAGAAATTGACGGGACAAGAGGTTGGCGCCGTAGTCTTCTCCCCCGCCGGTCAAATGTACACctccatcaacaacaacaacggGGTGCCCTCCTCCTTTGACGTTATTGTTGACGGAATCCTGCAAGTTGGCGATCCCACGATACAATTACAACAAGATATCAGGATGAGGACGACGACTAGGGAATCATCCGACAAGAGCGATGACGACTCTGCGTTTCTGATCGGATGGATTCTCAATGAAATGGGTTTAGATGATGATCTTGAGTCCGATGATTTACAATTACTGGCGTCCAAGATGGCGGATCTCGAGAGGATTAAAGAGGAGGTCGACAGCCGCATAACTTCTTCTTAA